The following proteins are co-located in the Parafannyhessea umbonata genome:
- a CDS encoding SIS domain-containing protein, which produces MKETEKVEIVYFDQEGYLEDGKELYKIGKQVKQFADEVCDEGFDHLFLMGVGGTWDEFLRMQYVMNKYADADHQVTLLHAAEFNVMGSKSMTSNSVVLTSSESGTTPEVLQAVKTLKQMGVRVYAMTKADGPIGQAVGADHCVAMKNDHGSGGCEKGYYLADCFGLRILNRQGFFPKYDEFIEQSKGFWPALLDIRKQFEPKAEAFAKKYALAPYTMFIGSGALWGETILFAMCLLEEMQWKHTRYISSADFFHGTLELVEPGIPVVLFKGEDECRALDDRVDAFLKSGRTGDTDVTVIDTKEYAIPGLDSDFRMILSTYIISVLTTDRMSRHYELVTKHNLNYRRYYHQFDY; this is translated from the coding sequence ATGAAGGAGACCGAGAAGGTCGAGATTGTTTACTTCGACCAGGAGGGCTATCTCGAGGATGGCAAGGAGCTCTACAAAATCGGCAAGCAGGTGAAGCAGTTCGCGGATGAAGTTTGTGACGAGGGGTTCGACCACCTCTTCCTGATGGGCGTCGGTGGCACTTGGGATGAGTTTCTGCGCATGCAGTATGTCATGAACAAGTATGCCGACGCAGACCATCAGGTAACGCTCCTCCATGCTGCAGAGTTCAACGTGATGGGCAGCAAGTCCATGACGAGCAATTCTGTGGTGCTCACCTCGTCCGAGTCGGGAACCACCCCAGAGGTCCTGCAGGCGGTAAAGACGCTCAAACAGATGGGCGTGCGGGTCTATGCGATGACGAAGGCAGACGGCCCCATCGGACAGGCAGTGGGAGCCGATCACTGTGTTGCCATGAAGAACGATCATGGTAGCGGCGGATGCGAGAAGGGCTACTATCTCGCGGACTGCTTCGGTCTGAGGATTCTCAACCGTCAGGGCTTCTTCCCGAAGTATGACGAGTTCATTGAGCAGAGCAAGGGTTTCTGGCCGGCGCTCCTCGACATTCGCAAGCAGTTCGAGCCAAAGGCGGAGGCGTTCGCGAAGAAGTATGCGCTTGCGCCTTACACGATGTTCATCGGCTCTGGCGCACTCTGGGGAGAGACCATCCTGTTTGCCATGTGCCTACTCGAGGAAATGCAGTGGAAGCACACCCGCTACATCAGCTCTGCGGACTTCTTCCACGGAACGCTCGAGCTCGTGGAGCCCGGCATTCCCGTTGTCCTCTTCAAGGGCGAGGATGAGTGTCGTGCGCTCGACGACCGTGTCGACGCATTCCTCAAGAGCGGGCGTACCGGGGATACGGACGTGACCGTCATTGACACGAAAGAGTATGCAATTCCCGGGCTCGACAGCGACTTCCGCATGATTCTCTCTACCTACATCATCTCTGTGCTTACTACTGATCGCATGTCAAGGCACTACGAGCTCGTCACGAAGCACAACCTCAACTACCGTCGCTACTACCACCAGTTCGATTACTAA
- the pfkB gene encoding 1-phosphofructokinase, whose translation MIYTVTFNPSIDYIVRMPRLEPGAINRVTYEDILPGGKGINVSIVLSNLGHESCALGFVAGFTGAEIVRLMQTSGAKSDFIQVAEGMSRINMKIKAAEETEINGIGPKILDSDIEALYARLDALKPGDTLVIAGSVPSMLPSDMYERIMGRLDGRGINIVVDAERDLLVKVLGYHPFLIKPNNHELGAIFGVELATRDEVVPYARKLQEKGARNVLISMAGEGAVLVPESGDVIMSEAPKGTVVNSVGAGDSMVAGFLAGYQESDGDYATAFKMGVATGSASAFSAKLATRPEVEALLKTL comes from the coding sequence ATGATCTACACCGTCACCTTCAACCCCTCGATCGACTACATCGTGAGGATGCCCCGGCTGGAGCCCGGCGCCATCAACCGCGTGACGTACGAGGACATCCTGCCGGGTGGCAAGGGCATTAACGTGAGCATCGTGCTCTCGAACCTGGGGCACGAGTCCTGCGCCCTCGGCTTCGTCGCGGGCTTCACGGGCGCAGAGATCGTCCGCCTCATGCAGACGTCCGGCGCCAAGAGCGACTTCATCCAGGTCGCGGAGGGCATGTCCCGCATCAACATGAAGATCAAGGCCGCCGAGGAGACCGAGATCAACGGCATCGGCCCCAAGATCTTGGATTCAGACATCGAGGCGCTCTACGCCAGGCTCGACGCGCTCAAGCCGGGTGACACCCTCGTGATCGCGGGTTCCGTCCCCTCGATGCTCCCGTCCGACATGTACGAGCGCATCATGGGCAGGCTCGACGGGCGCGGCATCAACATCGTGGTCGACGCGGAGCGCGACCTGCTCGTGAAGGTCCTGGGCTACCACCCGTTCCTCATCAAGCCCAACAACCACGAGCTGGGCGCCATCTTTGGCGTGGAGCTCGCCACGCGCGACGAGGTCGTGCCCTACGCGCGCAAACTACAGGAGAAGGGCGCGCGCAACGTGCTGATATCCATGGCGGGGGAGGGCGCGGTCCTCGTGCCCGAGTCCGGGGACGTCATCATGAGCGAGGCCCCAAAGGGCACGGTCGTCAACTCCGTCGGCGCGGGCGACTCCATGGTCGCCGGCTTCCTGGCGGGCTACCAGGAGAGCGACGGCGACTATGCCACCGCGTTCAAGATGGGCGTCGCGACCGGCTCTGCGAGCGCCTTCTCTGCAAAGCTTGCGACGCGTCCCGAGGTCGAGGCGCTGCTCAAGACCCTTTAG
- a CDS encoding acylphosphatase, translated as MGFRWPWRRKATASVPDEMAAAKHAGALAQDIARAGGGAPQRLRLRYAGKVQAVGFRFQAQMLAKSTGCVGWVQNLDDGDVLVEVQGTPSQLKAFRRGIQDLSDSPDTWISCRLASQTTVPLAQGEKDFRVRY; from the coding sequence ATGGGTTTTCGCTGGCCGTGGAGGCGCAAGGCAACAGCGTCCGTGCCGGACGAGATGGCCGCCGCAAAGCATGCCGGCGCGCTCGCCCAGGACATCGCCCGCGCGGGAGGCGGTGCCCCCCAACGGCTTCGCCTGCGCTACGCGGGCAAGGTCCAGGCCGTGGGCTTCCGCTTCCAGGCGCAGATGCTTGCCAAGAGCACGGGCTGCGTCGGCTGGGTCCAGAACCTCGACGACGGCGACGTGCTCGTCGAGGTCCAGGGCACGCCCTCCCAGCTCAAGGCGTTCCGGCGCGGCATCCAGGACCTCTCTGACAGCCCCGACACCTGGATCTCCTGCCGCCTTGCGTCGCAAACTACGGTGCCGCTGGCGCAGGGCGAGAAGGACTTTCGCGTTCGGTATTAG
- a CDS encoding metallophosphoesterase family protein, which produces MVRLMVCSDIHTKVGHFQDAVVAARAGGPVDAILIAGDLQMPMATIDELNLPEPIYLVHGNNDAALEPIHPADELVIDVAADGIAGVRALGYHQGAPERGGDVTHRIMVTHGHTYRAPRLVRLRQRAATLDADVVIYGHSHRWQVDTGGPADALVVNSGTLMPKPGSGRCTFMTMVIDGKDVRVERHEL; this is translated from the coding sequence ATGGTCAGGCTCATGGTCTGCTCTGACATACACACGAAGGTCGGGCACTTTCAGGACGCGGTGGTGGCCGCGCGGGCCGGTGGCCCCGTGGACGCCATCCTGATTGCCGGCGACCTGCAGATGCCGATGGCCACCATCGACGAGCTGAACCTTCCCGAGCCCATCTATCTTGTGCACGGCAACAATGACGCCGCACTTGAACCCATACATCCGGCGGACGAGCTCGTGATTGACGTTGCTGCGGACGGTATCGCGGGCGTGCGGGCGCTTGGCTACCACCAGGGAGCACCGGAGCGCGGAGGTGACGTGACGCACCGCATCATGGTGACGCACGGGCACACGTACCGCGCCCCTCGCCTGGTACGGCTGCGGCAGCGCGCGGCGACACTCGACGCGGACGTGGTGATCTACGGGCACTCGCACCGCTGGCAGGTTGATACGGGAGGACCCGCGGACGCGCTCGTGGTGAACTCCGGCACGCTCATGCCGAAGCCGGGATCGGGGCGCTGCACGTTCATGACGATGGTGATAGACGGTAAGGACGTGCGCGTCGAGAGGCACGAGCTGTAA
- a CDS encoding PTS sugar transporter subunit IIA, translating to MSRQYIIASHAHFAEGIFESVKLLAGDRDDVSVLNAFVDGNDDVEAASRSLVESMPDDTDVVVLTDLMGGSVNNEFTKLMLARPNVYLVTNMNLPLLLTLFLSDEDEDTESLLRQLVSSDEVRPRFVNDDSAIEEDEDF from the coding sequence ATGAGCAGGCAGTACATCATCGCTTCTCATGCGCACTTTGCGGAGGGCATCTTTGAGAGTGTGAAGCTCCTGGCGGGCGACCGGGATGACGTGAGTGTGCTGAATGCGTTCGTCGACGGGAACGACGACGTGGAGGCGGCGTCGAGGAGTCTTGTCGAGTCCATGCCTGACGACACGGATGTCGTTGTGCTCACCGATCTCATGGGAGGGAGCGTGAACAACGAGTTCACAAAGCTCATGCTGGCGAGGCCGAATGTCTACCTCGTCACGAACATGAACCTGCCACTCCTGCTCACGCTCTTTCTCTCCGATGAAGACGAGGACACGGAATCCTTGCTGAGGCAGCTTGTCTCGAGTGACGAGGTAAGGCCGAGGTTCGTGAATGACGACTCAGCCATCGAAGAAGACGAGGACTTCTAG
- a CDS encoding PTS sugar transporter subunit IIB, translating to MILLTRVDHRLLHGQVAVSWVQGLQANCIFCVGDHVANDPVWKMTLKMGKPAGCKLVIKDMAHAIEAINSGVTDKYRMLICVQTIAEAKQLIDGCPQIKSLNLGNTKGSPTTREVARQVFLEPEEEKIIRELLDKGVEVEIRPLADDPKVEIQDVL from the coding sequence ATGATTCTGCTGACCAGGGTTGACCACAGGCTGTTGCATGGCCAGGTCGCCGTCTCGTGGGTGCAGGGTTTGCAGGCAAATTGCATCTTCTGTGTGGGAGACCACGTGGCGAACGATCCCGTTTGGAAAATGACCCTCAAGATGGGCAAGCCAGCGGGATGCAAGCTCGTGATAAAGGATATGGCCCATGCAATCGAAGCCATCAATTCCGGAGTCACCGACAAGTATCGGATGCTCATCTGCGTGCAGACCATCGCGGAGGCGAAGCAGCTCATCGACGGATGCCCTCAGATAAAGAGCCTGAACCTCGGAAACACCAAAGGGAGTCCTACGACGCGTGAGGTGGCGCGCCAGGTCTTCCTTGAGCCAGAGGAGGAGAAGATTATTCGCGAGCTGCTGGACAAGGGGGTGGAGGTGGAGATTCGTCCTCTTGCGGACGATCCGAAGGTTGAAATCCAAGACGTACTCTAG
- a CDS encoding GntR family transcriptional regulator: MMENLDTDKPKYIQIREIIRDEIEDGLYEPGSAIPSENDLAERFGTTRLTVRNAIDALVAGGLLRRVQGKGVYVMSERLGEADALELVGFRESVREKNAVPSVKVLSKARRPAGGFFSHLFEIGENDDILAIKRVNYVDDVPLMIERTFIPISLFPKIESVDVGVFSLYQVYGMFGHTVASAVEHLDMVELGTRDAHLLGIEEGSAVISYECVSYDEDGTALEFASSYRRGDLGGYSVTY; encoded by the coding sequence ATGATGGAAAACTTGGACACGGATAAGCCAAAGTACATACAGATTCGCGAAATCATACGTGATGAGATCGAAGATGGCCTCTACGAGCCCGGTAGCGCCATTCCCTCGGAGAACGATCTCGCGGAGCGGTTTGGGACGACGCGCCTGACGGTAAGAAATGCCATAGATGCACTCGTTGCCGGCGGACTGTTGCGCCGTGTCCAGGGTAAGGGCGTTTACGTTATGTCGGAGCGACTCGGTGAGGCCGATGCGCTCGAGCTTGTGGGCTTTCGTGAAAGCGTCAGGGAGAAGAACGCGGTGCCGTCCGTCAAAGTTCTCTCTAAGGCTCGGCGTCCTGCAGGGGGCTTCTTCTCACATCTCTTCGAGATTGGCGAGAATGATGACATTCTCGCGATCAAGCGCGTGAATTACGTGGATGACGTGCCCCTGATGATAGAGCGGACGTTTATTCCAATCTCCCTCTTTCCGAAAATCGAGTCCGTTGACGTTGGCGTTTTCTCTCTTTACCAAGTCTATGGCATGTTTGGGCATACCGTCGCATCGGCTGTCGAGCACCTCGATATGGTCGAGCTGGGAACGCGCGATGCACACCTGCTAGGAATCGAGGAGGGCTCTGCCGTCATTTCCTACGAGTGCGTGAGCTATGACGAAGACGGCACCGCGTTGGAGTTCGCGTCCTCGTATCGTCGCGGAGACCTTGGCGGGTACTCAGTAACGTATTAA
- a CDS encoding GntR family transcriptional regulator: MVRGKIPPADAAVENIRNYINVNGLSEGEKLPSERDMCEMWGISRSALRSAIRHLTTMHVLESRQGSGTYVAPARPISYSGVGKVMGFSDNVRSSGHTPSSLVVSQGTCDADAHVAKKMGIDVDHAVFKLVRLRRVDGLPCMLETSMVNTDVCPGIASHDFSRESLFDVIRDGYCLDIAHGWDSLSISRLDEWEADLLGGKPGASVFFQQGVSRDGDGRCIEYYKSVIRPDRYTFVSLCGWPVDSQKALW; the protein is encoded by the coding sequence TTGGTCCGCGGGAAGATTCCGCCGGCAGATGCTGCGGTCGAGAACATTCGAAACTACATTAATGTAAACGGCCTCTCTGAGGGAGAAAAGCTGCCCTCGGAACGAGACATGTGCGAGATGTGGGGGATATCGCGCTCTGCGTTGCGGAGTGCTATACGACACCTGACGACTATGCACGTTCTCGAGAGCCGTCAGGGATCGGGTACCTACGTCGCGCCCGCGCGCCCCATTTCATACTCGGGCGTCGGGAAGGTCATGGGCTTTAGTGACAACGTCCGTAGCAGTGGACATACGCCAAGCTCTCTGGTGGTGAGCCAGGGGACGTGCGATGCGGACGCCCACGTTGCGAAGAAGATGGGCATCGACGTCGACCATGCCGTCTTCAAGCTCGTCCGTCTGCGCCGTGTGGATGGTCTTCCATGCATGTTAGAAACCTCGATGGTTAACACTGACGTCTGTCCTGGTATTGCCTCGCATGACTTCTCAAGGGAATCTCTCTTTGACGTGATTCGGGATGGCTATTGTCTGGATATCGCCCATGGCTGGGACAGCCTCTCGATTTCTAGGCTAGACGAGTGGGAGGCGGACTTGCTAGGGGGAAAACCTGGTGCATCTGTGTTCTTTCAACAGGGTGTGAGCAGAGATGGCGACGGTAGATGCATCGAGTATTACAAGTCCGTCATTCGGCCAGATAGGTATACGTTCGTCAGTCTCTGCGGATGGCCCGTTGACTCTCAGAAGGCACTTTGGTGA
- a CDS encoding sugar phosphate isomerase/epimerase family protein, whose amino-acid sequence MTLHQRFRAAATNCAYRFYSLEYFFSSSQREGFDAVELWCGPMHFFMDYAANDSVSHIAALSKKSGLPICAICPEQNNPKPSNVAARGDDAIRRSRQYFKRAIDVAADLGAGMVSITSGWGFLDESREAAWDRSVRMLSTLGSYAGERGVTLALEALQPEESNLCNCVRDLRTMLEDVGSAHLKVLLDTGAMWRAGESVRDYMDAFGKDVVHCHFTDARETSHLAWGDGVRDMRGDLLALAEAGYSGCLTFESVDPRYFVDPAAADRQSLAALKRNLEEFDT is encoded by the coding sequence ATGACGTTGCATCAGAGGTTCCGGGCGGCTGCTACGAACTGTGCCTACAGGTTCTACTCGCTTGAGTATTTTTTCTCCTCCTCCCAAAGGGAGGGCTTCGATGCCGTCGAGCTCTGGTGCGGTCCCATGCACTTCTTTATGGACTATGCTGCAAACGATTCCGTGAGCCACATTGCCGCATTGTCAAAAAAGAGCGGTCTTCCCATCTGCGCCATCTGCCCCGAGCAAAACAACCCCAAACCCTCGAACGTTGCCGCACGTGGAGATGATGCGATTCGGAGAAGTCGGCAGTATTTCAAGCGGGCAATAGATGTGGCGGCGGACTTGGGTGCTGGAATGGTCTCCATTACGTCTGGTTGGGGATTCCTGGACGAGTCTCGAGAGGCGGCATGGGATCGAAGCGTGCGAATGCTGTCGACACTGGGGTCTTATGCCGGCGAGAGGGGCGTGACGCTTGCGCTTGAGGCGCTTCAGCCAGAGGAGTCAAACCTGTGCAATTGCGTGCGGGACCTTCGGACGATGCTCGAGGATGTGGGGAGTGCGCACCTCAAGGTGCTACTCGACACGGGTGCGATGTGGCGTGCGGGAGAGAGCGTGCGAGACTACATGGACGCATTCGGTAAGGATGTCGTGCATTGTCATTTTACCGATGCGAGAGAGACGTCTCACCTCGCGTGGGGCGACGGAGTACGGGATATGAGGGGCGATCTTCTCGCCCTTGCGGAAGCCGGTTATTCGGGATGCCTGACGTTTGAAAGTGTTGACCCGCGCTATTTTGTGGATCCAGCCGCTGCGGACCGACAGTCGCTGGCGGCACTAAAGAGGAATCTGGAGGAATTTGATACATGA
- a CDS encoding DUF1294 domain-containing protein, translated as MDTLTAWGSDTLLAYLAAINAITFALFCLDKARAVRGAWRIPEKVLLGCSAVGGAAGGLLGMRVAHHKTRKPLFYLGVPAMLIVQAALLAWLTQG; from the coding sequence ATGGACACGCTTACCGCATGGGGCTCGGACACCCTTCTGGCATACCTCGCCGCAATCAACGCCATCACCTTTGCGCTTTTCTGCCTGGACAAGGCAAGAGCCGTCAGAGGTGCGTGGCGCATCCCCGAGAAGGTTTTGCTTGGCTGCTCCGCAGTTGGCGGCGCTGCGGGAGGTCTTCTGGGTATGAGGGTTGCGCACCACAAGACACGCAAGCCCCTGTTTTACCTTGGGGTTCCCGCCATGCTCATTGTTCAGGCCGCTCTTCTGGCTTGGCTGACGCAGGGATAG
- a CDS encoding PTS mannose/fructose/sorbose/N-acetylgalactosamine transporter subunit IIC — translation MLVKAILISLVAAFAMFDYQLGTLYAFRPIVTCPLVGLILGNLPAGLAIGASLELLFMGNISIGAYVPPDEKVGSILACAFAITLGKGTEAALALAMPIATISLAISNVINGLMPVIVDKADVAAAKGDLKGVYAAHWAIGLVGVVKDVLLVGFAYYLGANAVQGILDWIPSFIMDGFGIAANILPAMGFAMLGRLVLKREVMPFFFLGFLLASYMNVPSLGVALIAIIIGIEKFGLLNPQANTDSPQLAAEGDDDDDF, via the coding sequence ATGCTTGTTAAGGCGATACTGATTTCGCTTGTGGCGGCATTCGCCATGTTTGATTATCAGCTCGGCACGCTCTACGCGTTCAGACCGATTGTGACCTGCCCGCTCGTAGGTCTCATCCTGGGTAATCTGCCGGCAGGTCTCGCCATTGGCGCGAGCTTGGAGCTTCTGTTCATGGGAAACATCTCCATTGGAGCCTACGTTCCGCCTGACGAGAAGGTGGGCAGTATCCTTGCGTGCGCCTTTGCCATAACGCTGGGCAAGGGTACCGAGGCTGCCCTCGCGCTCGCCATGCCCATCGCAACCATCTCTCTTGCCATCAGCAACGTCATCAATGGCCTCATGCCCGTTATAGTCGACAAGGCGGACGTTGCGGCGGCGAAGGGCGACCTGAAGGGTGTGTATGCGGCACACTGGGCTATCGGACTCGTCGGGGTGGTAAAGGACGTCCTTCTCGTCGGATTTGCCTACTACCTGGGCGCCAATGCGGTTCAGGGCATCTTGGACTGGATTCCCTCCTTCATCATGGACGGCTTCGGAATCGCTGCCAACATTCTTCCCGCAATGGGCTTCGCAATGCTCGGCCGGCTGGTGCTCAAGCGTGAGGTCATGCCGTTCTTCTTCCTCGGCTTCCTGCTTGCCTCTTACATGAACGTGCCATCGCTTGGCGTCGCTCTCATTGCGATCATCATCGGAATCGAGAAGTTTGGCCTTTTGAATCCTCAGGCCAACACCGACAGTCCACAGCTCGCGGCGGAAGGAGATGATGACGATGACTTCTAA
- a CDS encoding DeoR/GlpR family DNA-binding transcription regulator translates to MLATERHDLILRLVAERGSVTTPELMSALDASESTVRRDLDALSSQRKIVRVHGGACAPKRRLVVQDSPVAQKRAQNLPAKERIAAYAAALVGPDDFVYVDAGSSTMLLVEHLTETRATFVTNSLPHAQALLAKGAKTYLLGGMVKPVTEAVVGSDAIAALARMHFTVGFWGTNGISPDAGFTTPELEEARVKEASLRQAQTAYVLADSSKFGQVSLVTFAQFDQATVITDHVDPDGTYGNAPNIVDLEEEHQ, encoded by the coding sequence ATGCTTGCCACGGAACGTCACGACCTCATACTGCGCCTCGTCGCGGAGCGGGGGAGCGTCACCACGCCCGAGCTCATGTCCGCGCTCGACGCGTCGGAGTCGACCGTTCGTCGCGACCTGGATGCGCTCAGCAGCCAGCGCAAGATCGTCCGCGTGCACGGCGGCGCCTGCGCACCAAAGCGGCGCCTCGTGGTGCAGGATTCGCCCGTCGCCCAGAAGCGCGCCCAGAACCTGCCCGCGAAGGAGCGCATCGCCGCGTACGCGGCCGCCCTCGTGGGTCCGGACGACTTTGTGTACGTCGATGCGGGCTCGTCCACCATGCTTCTTGTGGAGCACCTGACCGAGACCCGCGCGACGTTCGTCACCAACTCGCTGCCGCATGCCCAGGCGCTGCTCGCAAAGGGTGCGAAGACCTACCTCCTTGGCGGGATGGTGAAGCCGGTGACCGAGGCCGTCGTGGGGTCGGACGCCATCGCGGCCCTGGCGCGCATGCACTTTACCGTAGGGTTCTGGGGCACAAACGGCATCTCGCCCGACGCGGGCTTCACTACGCCGGAGCTCGAGGAGGCAAGGGTGAAGGAGGCCAGCCTGCGCCAGGCGCAAACTGCGTACGTGCTGGCAGACTCAAGCAAGTTCGGCCAGGTCTCGCTCGTGACGTTTGCGCAGTTTGACCAGGCGACCGTCATCACGGACCACGTCGATCCGGATGGCACCTATGGCAACGCCCCCAACATCGTGGACCTAGAGGAGGAGCACCAATGA
- a CDS encoding PTS fructose transporter subunit IIABC — MKITDLLKPEGIKVGATAKSQDDAIDQLIALQDASGNISDTVAYKKAILAREAEFSTAVGDGIAIPHAKTSAVKRPGLAAMTVPAGVEWNAPDDAPADLMFMIAAPEGQNNTHLEMLAQLSKLLMHQEFADALRAAKTPEEFCSVIDRAEAEREAADAAKAAPEAVAAAGYPEVLAITACPTGIAHTYMAAENLEKKAKEMGVTLKAETQGSAGAKNVLTADEIAHAKGIIIAADKNVDRARFGGKQVLSTNVSAGINEPQKLIQTILDGKAPVQEGTTVTAAETAGEKDSAWHVIYKHLMNGVSHMLPFVIGGGILTAIAFLVDQPGLGTAAYGSSIPAAAFFKTIGGEAFGMMLPILAGFIAMSIADRPGLAPGFVGGLFAKTGYSLTYLTLMNSDAKAAAASCVSGGFIAALFAGFAAGYMVLGIEKLCDHMPDSLEGIKPMLIYPLLGTLAIGAVMFLLNPLFGAINTALNNGLNSMGTTNVILLGAVVGGMMSIDMGGPFNKAAYVFGTGALTAGTTSGQLVMASVMVGGMVPPLAIALSTTLFKSKWSKADRDAGIVNYIMGLSFITEGAIPFAAADPGHVLPSCIIGSALAGALSAAFGCTSPAPHGGAWVIAVIGNPIGYLAALAIGSIVACLILSLWKKPYQEA; from the coding sequence GTGAAGATCACGGACCTGCTCAAACCCGAGGGAATCAAGGTGGGCGCCACGGCCAAGAGCCAGGACGACGCCATCGACCAGCTGATCGCCCTCCAGGACGCTTCGGGCAACATCAGCGACACCGTTGCGTACAAGAAGGCGATCCTGGCCAGGGAGGCGGAGTTCTCCACCGCCGTCGGCGACGGCATCGCGATTCCGCACGCAAAGACCTCGGCCGTCAAGCGGCCGGGACTCGCGGCCATGACCGTGCCGGCCGGCGTGGAGTGGAACGCCCCCGACGACGCGCCCGCGGACCTCATGTTCATGATCGCCGCGCCCGAGGGCCAGAACAACACCCACCTCGAGATGCTCGCCCAGCTGTCGAAGCTCCTCATGCACCAGGAGTTCGCGGACGCCCTGCGCGCCGCCAAGACGCCGGAGGAGTTCTGCTCCGTCATCGACCGCGCGGAGGCCGAGCGCGAGGCCGCCGATGCCGCGAAGGCAGCGCCCGAGGCGGTGGCGGCCGCCGGATACCCCGAGGTCCTCGCAATCACGGCCTGCCCCACCGGCATCGCCCACACCTACATGGCGGCCGAGAACCTGGAGAAGAAGGCCAAGGAGATGGGCGTCACGCTCAAGGCCGAGACCCAGGGCTCCGCGGGCGCGAAGAACGTCCTGACCGCAGACGAGATCGCCCACGCCAAGGGCATCATCATCGCCGCGGACAAGAACGTCGACCGTGCGCGCTTCGGTGGCAAGCAGGTCCTCTCCACCAACGTCTCCGCGGGCATCAACGAGCCCCAGAAGCTCATCCAGACCATCCTCGACGGCAAGGCACCCGTCCAGGAGGGCACCACGGTCACGGCCGCAGAGACCGCGGGCGAGAAGGACTCGGCCTGGCACGTGATATACAAGCACCTCATGAACGGCGTCAGCCACATGCTGCCCTTCGTGATCGGCGGCGGCATCCTCACGGCGATAGCGTTTCTCGTCGACCAGCCGGGCCTCGGCACGGCGGCGTACGGCTCCTCGATTCCCGCCGCGGCCTTCTTCAAGACCATCGGCGGCGAGGCGTTCGGCATGATGCTCCCGATCCTGGCGGGCTTCATCGCCATGTCCATCGCGGACAGGCCCGGCCTCGCCCCCGGCTTCGTCGGCGGCCTGTTCGCCAAGACCGGCTATAGCCTCACCTACCTCACGCTCATGAACTCCGACGCCAAGGCGGCTGCCGCGTCGTGCGTCTCCGGCGGCTTCATCGCGGCGCTGTTCGCAGGCTTCGCGGCGGGCTACATGGTCCTCGGGATCGAGAAGCTCTGCGACCACATGCCCGATTCCCTCGAGGGCATCAAGCCCATGCTCATCTACCCGCTTCTGGGCACCCTCGCCATCGGAGCCGTCATGTTCCTGCTCAACCCGCTGTTCGGCGCCATTAACACCGCGCTCAACAACGGCCTCAACAGCATGGGCACCACCAACGTCATCCTGCTCGGCGCCGTCGTCGGCGGCATGATGTCCATCGACATGGGCGGCCCGTTCAACAAGGCGGCCTACGTCTTCGGCACCGGCGCCCTCACCGCGGGCACCACCTCCGGCCAGCTCGTCATGGCATCCGTCATGGTCGGTGGCATGGTTCCGCCTCTGGCCATCGCCCTCTCCACGACCCTCTTCAAGAGCAAGTGGTCCAAGGCAGATCGCGACGCCGGCATCGTGAACTACATCATGGGCCTGTCGTTCATCACCGAGGGCGCCATCCCCTTCGCCGCGGCCGACCCCGGCCACGTCCTTCCGTCCTGCATTATCGGCTCCGCGCTTGCCGGCGCACTCTCGGCGGCGTTCGGCTGCACCAGCCCCGCCCCGCACGGCGGCGCCTGGGTAATCGCCGTCATCGGCAACCCCATCGGCTACCTTGCGGCCCTTGCCATCGGCTCTATCGTGGCGTGCCTGATTCTCTCGCTCTGGAAGAAGCCGTACCAGGAGGCCTAG